One window of the Bradysia coprophila strain Holo2 chromosome X unlocalized genomic scaffold, BU_Bcop_v1 contig_26, whole genome shotgun sequence genome contains the following:
- the LOC119069192 gene encoding metastasis-associated protein MTA3 isoform X3, with the protein MTTNMYRVGDYVYFETSSSSPYQIRRIEELNKTPSGNVEAKVMCFYRRRDLPNPLVQLADKHQIETSDESPVAMKLKKMWLKLPVCEEQAVQSTVDDSMDALEEERNSPCANFPNKVKGESLSQKQRHQMKHRELFLSRQVETLPATHIRGKCSVTLLNETESLLSYLNKDDTFFYCLVFDPTQKTLLADKGEIRVGSSYQTEVPPLLRDGEKDPRLTESLETLVWTPHHNLTDRKIDQFLVVSRSVGTFARALDCSSSVKQPSLHMSAAAASRDITLFHAMDTLHKHTYSIESAMCSLVPSSGPVLCRDEMEEWSASEANLFEEALDKYGKDFNDIRQDFLPWKTLKNIIEYYYMWKTTDRYVQQKRLKAADAESKLKQVYIPNYTKPNPAIINNSSKGIMNGSSNGNGNEIATINGGKPCESCSGITSTQWYSWGPTHMNCRICHSCWTYWKKYGGLKAASRLADSDIEMVKKKSDVDDGTNDLLNRPSHRCSIVNCGKEFKVKAHLARHYAQYHGIAIRSGSPRPIMKTRTAFYLHTNGATKLSRRICRQIIRSKKAARQPSFAINIQAAKQEFSLAMKGKSVADIAHLLVYKKKDRGSVTHIADRLGRPGTVVGDWLILTPKDKMPIPDKVWFPKPPKAPDGSLMYERIPNKPEPEKPPLPVLNTNANSSPLLKKRPFEELNGGDSFYSDTDWDDGIAVVGPPSKRPNKDPMPSHRPTPEQYAAMMAAAAAAGQPLPRHHMNGKPKIAQMTRTGSGRKQVISWMDAPDDVYFRATAASK; encoded by the exons ATTATGTCTACTTTGAGACATCATCATCGTCACCTTATCAAATTCGTCGAATAGAAGAACTAAATAAAACGCCTTCCGGCAATGTTGAGGCTAAAGTAATGTGCTTTTACCGACGAAGAGATTTGCCAAATCCTTTAGTTCAACTAGCTGACAAACATCAAA TTGAAACGTCGGACGAGTCACCAGTAGCcatgaaattgaagaaaatgtggCTGAAATTACCTGTTTGCGAGGAACAAGCTGTTCAATCCACCGTCGACGATTCAATGG ATGCGCTAGAAGAAGAACGAAACAGTCCGTGTGCGAATTTCCCAAACAAAGTCAAAGGGGAGTCCTTATCACAAAAACAACGTCATCAAATGAAACATCGTGAACTGTTTTTATCGCGACAAGTTGAAACATTGCCGGCCACGCATATTCGAGGAAAATGTTCGGTGACATTGTTGAACGAAACGGAATCGCTACTTAGCTATTTAAACAAAGAC GACACATTTTTCTATTGTCTTGTGTTCGATCCTACACAAAAAACACTATTAGCTGATAAGGGGGAGATACGTGTAGGTAGCAGTTATCAAACGGAAGTGCCGCCACTATTGCGCGACGGTGAAAAAGATCCCAGATTAACAGAAAGTTTGGAGACCCTTGTGTGGACACCACATCACAATCTAACAGATAGGAAAATAGATCAATTTTTAGTGGTGTCAAGATCTGTAGGAACTTTTGCTCGTGCCCTGGATTGTAGTAGTTCTGTTAAACAGCCGTCCCTCCATATGTCAGCCGCAGCGGCTAGTCGTGATATAACTTTA TTTCATGCTATGGACACATTGCATAAACATACATATTCAATCGAATCGGCAATGTGTTCACTAGTTCCGTCGAGTGGTCCAGTTCTATGTCGAGACGAAATGGAAGAGTGGAGTGCGTCCGAAGCGAATCTATTCGAAGAAGCACTGGACAAATACGGAAAAGATTTCAACGACATTCGACAAGACTTT TTGCCGTGGAAAACTCTAAAAAACATTATCGAATACTATTACATGTGGAAAACAACCGACAGATATGTGCAACAGAAACGGTTAAAAGCTGCCGACGCTGAATCGAAATTGAAACAGGTCTACATTCCCAATTACACAAAGCCCAATCCAGCTATCATAAATAATTCGTCGAAGGGAATAATGAATGGCAGTTCGAATGGTAATGGCAACGAGATCGCAACAATAAATGGTGGTAAACCATGTGAATCGTGCTCGGGAATAACATCGACACAG TGGTACTCTTGGGGTCCAACGCATATGAATTGTCGCATATGTCATTCATGTTGGACGTACTGGAAAAAGTATGGAGGCCTTAAAGCAGCATCACGATTAGCTGATAGTGATATTGAAATGGTTAAAAAGAAGAGCGATGTTGATGATGGAACGAATGATCTATTAAATAGACCATCTCATAG ATGTTCGATTGTTAACTGTGGCAAAGAGTTTAAAGTAAAGGCACATCTAGCTAGACATTACGCTCAATATCATGGCATTGCAATCCGGTCTGGATCGCCACGACCAATTATGAAGACACGAACTGCATTCTATTTGCACACAAACGGCGCTACGAAACTATCAAGACGAATTTGTAGGCAAATTATTCGATCGAAAAAGGCAGCCAGACAGCCGTCGTTTGCCATCAATATTCAGGCGGCTAAACAAGAAT TTTCACTCGCAATGAAAGGCAAATCCGTTGCGGACATCGCTCATCTGTTGGTATATAAGAAAAAAGACCGAGGCAGTGTCACGCATATTGCAGATCGATTAGGCAGACCCGGTACAGTTGTCGGAGATTGGCTGATACTTACACCAAAGGATAAAATGCCCATACCAGATAAGGTATGGTTCCCGAAGCCGCCAAAGGCACCCGATGGCAGTTTAATGTACGAACGAATACCAAATAAGCCGGAACCAGAGAAACCACCTTTGCCGGTCTTAAACACAAATGCTAATTCGTCACCTTTGCTGAAGAAGCGACCGTTTGAAGAATTAAATGGAGGCGACA GTTTTTATTCTGACACGGACTGGGATGATG GCATTGCTGTAGTCGGCCCTCCATCGAAAAGACCAAATAAAGATCCAATGCCATCACATCGACCAACGCCTGAACAGTATGCTGCAATGATGGCCGCCGCTGCCGCTGCTGGTCAGCCATTGCCTAGACATCAC ATGAACGGAAAACCTAAAATTGCTCAAATGACTAGGACAGGCTCTGGTCGAAAACAGGTTATTAGTTGGATGGATGCTCCGGATGATGTTTATTTTCGGGCAACAGCTGCTAGCAAGTGA
- the LOC119069192 gene encoding metastasis-associated protein MTA3 isoform X1: MTTNMYRVGDYVYFETSSSSPYQIRRIEELNKTPSGNVEAKVMCFYRRRDLPNPLVQLADKHQIETSDESPVAMKLKKMWLKLPVCEEQAVQSTVDDSMDALEEERNSPCANFPNKVKGESLSQKQRHQMKHRELFLSRQVETLPATHIRGKCSVTLLNETESLLSYLNKDDTFFYCLVFDPTQKTLLADKGEIRVGSSYQTEVPPLLRDGEKDPRLTESLETLVWTPHHNLTDRKIDQFLVVSRSVGTFARALDCSSSVKQPSLHMSAAAASRDITLFHAMDTLHKHTYSIESAMCSLVPSSGPVLCRDEMEEWSASEANLFEEALDKYGKDFNDIRQDFLPWKTLKNIIEYYYMWKTTDRYVQQKRLKAADAESKLKQVYIPNYTKPNPAIINNSSKGIMNGSSNGNGNEIATINGGKPCESCSGITSTQWYSWGPTHMNCRICHSCWTYWKKYGGLKAASRLADSDIEMVKKKSDVDDGTNDLLNRPSHRCSIVNCGKEFKVKAHLARHYAQYHGIAIRSGSPRPIMKTRTAFYLHTNGATKLSRRICRQIIRSKKAARQPSFAINIQAAKQEFSLAMKGKSVADIAHLLVYKKKDRGSVTHIADRLGRPGTVVGDWLILTPKDKMPIPDKVWFPKPPKAPDGSLMYERIPNKPEPEKPPLPVLNTNANSSPLLKKRPFEELNGGDSFYSDTDWDDGIAVVGPPSKRPNKDPMPSHRPTPEQYAAMMAAAAAAGQPLPRHHMNGKPKIAQMTRTGSGRKQVISWMDAPDDVYFRATAASKKARKTLTIVDLRRAARKPWRHLQNFKGTPPQLSASVPTPVPTTPSELQVVILD, encoded by the exons ATTATGTCTACTTTGAGACATCATCATCGTCACCTTATCAAATTCGTCGAATAGAAGAACTAAATAAAACGCCTTCCGGCAATGTTGAGGCTAAAGTAATGTGCTTTTACCGACGAAGAGATTTGCCAAATCCTTTAGTTCAACTAGCTGACAAACATCAAA TTGAAACGTCGGACGAGTCACCAGTAGCcatgaaattgaagaaaatgtggCTGAAATTACCTGTTTGCGAGGAACAAGCTGTTCAATCCACCGTCGACGATTCAATGG ATGCGCTAGAAGAAGAACGAAACAGTCCGTGTGCGAATTTCCCAAACAAAGTCAAAGGGGAGTCCTTATCACAAAAACAACGTCATCAAATGAAACATCGTGAACTGTTTTTATCGCGACAAGTTGAAACATTGCCGGCCACGCATATTCGAGGAAAATGTTCGGTGACATTGTTGAACGAAACGGAATCGCTACTTAGCTATTTAAACAAAGAC GACACATTTTTCTATTGTCTTGTGTTCGATCCTACACAAAAAACACTATTAGCTGATAAGGGGGAGATACGTGTAGGTAGCAGTTATCAAACGGAAGTGCCGCCACTATTGCGCGACGGTGAAAAAGATCCCAGATTAACAGAAAGTTTGGAGACCCTTGTGTGGACACCACATCACAATCTAACAGATAGGAAAATAGATCAATTTTTAGTGGTGTCAAGATCTGTAGGAACTTTTGCTCGTGCCCTGGATTGTAGTAGTTCTGTTAAACAGCCGTCCCTCCATATGTCAGCCGCAGCGGCTAGTCGTGATATAACTTTA TTTCATGCTATGGACACATTGCATAAACATACATATTCAATCGAATCGGCAATGTGTTCACTAGTTCCGTCGAGTGGTCCAGTTCTATGTCGAGACGAAATGGAAGAGTGGAGTGCGTCCGAAGCGAATCTATTCGAAGAAGCACTGGACAAATACGGAAAAGATTTCAACGACATTCGACAAGACTTT TTGCCGTGGAAAACTCTAAAAAACATTATCGAATACTATTACATGTGGAAAACAACCGACAGATATGTGCAACAGAAACGGTTAAAAGCTGCCGACGCTGAATCGAAATTGAAACAGGTCTACATTCCCAATTACACAAAGCCCAATCCAGCTATCATAAATAATTCGTCGAAGGGAATAATGAATGGCAGTTCGAATGGTAATGGCAACGAGATCGCAACAATAAATGGTGGTAAACCATGTGAATCGTGCTCGGGAATAACATCGACACAG TGGTACTCTTGGGGTCCAACGCATATGAATTGTCGCATATGTCATTCATGTTGGACGTACTGGAAAAAGTATGGAGGCCTTAAAGCAGCATCACGATTAGCTGATAGTGATATTGAAATGGTTAAAAAGAAGAGCGATGTTGATGATGGAACGAATGATCTATTAAATAGACCATCTCATAG ATGTTCGATTGTTAACTGTGGCAAAGAGTTTAAAGTAAAGGCACATCTAGCTAGACATTACGCTCAATATCATGGCATTGCAATCCGGTCTGGATCGCCACGACCAATTATGAAGACACGAACTGCATTCTATTTGCACACAAACGGCGCTACGAAACTATCAAGACGAATTTGTAGGCAAATTATTCGATCGAAAAAGGCAGCCAGACAGCCGTCGTTTGCCATCAATATTCAGGCGGCTAAACAAGAAT TTTCACTCGCAATGAAAGGCAAATCCGTTGCGGACATCGCTCATCTGTTGGTATATAAGAAAAAAGACCGAGGCAGTGTCACGCATATTGCAGATCGATTAGGCAGACCCGGTACAGTTGTCGGAGATTGGCTGATACTTACACCAAAGGATAAAATGCCCATACCAGATAAGGTATGGTTCCCGAAGCCGCCAAAGGCACCCGATGGCAGTTTAATGTACGAACGAATACCAAATAAGCCGGAACCAGAGAAACCACCTTTGCCGGTCTTAAACACAAATGCTAATTCGTCACCTTTGCTGAAGAAGCGACCGTTTGAAGAATTAAATGGAGGCGACA GTTTTTATTCTGACACGGACTGGGATGATG GCATTGCTGTAGTCGGCCCTCCATCGAAAAGACCAAATAAAGATCCAATGCCATCACATCGACCAACGCCTGAACAGTATGCTGCAATGATGGCCGCCGCTGCCGCTGCTGGTCAGCCATTGCCTAGACATCAC ATGAACGGAAAACCTAAAATTGCTCAAATGACTAGGACAGGCTCTGGTCGAAAACAGGTTATTAGTTGGATGGATGCTCCGGATGATGTTTATTTTCGGGCAACAGCTGCTAGCAA AAAAGCTCGTAAAACCTTAACAATTGTTGACCTGCGAAGAGCAGCACGTAAACCATGGCgacatttacaaaatttcaaaggTACACCCCCGCAACTTTCAGCATCGGTTCCAACGCCCGTACCAACAACTCCCAGCGAATTACAGGTTGTGATATTAGACTGA
- the LOC119069192 gene encoding metastasis-associated protein MTA3 isoform X2, whose protein sequence is MTTNMYRVGDYVYFETSSSSPYQIRRIEELNKTPSGNVEAKVMCFYRRRDLPNPLVQLADKHQIETSDESPVAMKLKKMWLKLPVCEEQAVQSTVDDSMDALEEERNSPCANFPNKVKGESLSQKQRHQMKHRELFLSRQVETLPATHIRGKCSVTLLNETESLLSYLNKDDTFFYCLVFDPTQKTLLADKGEIRVGSSYQTEVPPLLRDGEKDPRLTESLETLVWTPHHNLTDRKIDQFLVVSRSVGTFARALDCSSSVKQPSLHMSAAAASRDITLFHAMDTLHKHTYSIESAMCSLVPSSGPVLCRDEMEEWSASEANLFEEALDKYGKDFNDIRQDFLPWKTLKNIIEYYYMWKTTDRYVQQKRLKAADAESKLKQVYIPNYTKPNPAIINNSSKGIMNGSSNGNGNEIATINGGKPCESCSGITSTQWYSWGPTHMNCRICHSCWTYWKKYGGLKAASRLADSDIEMVKKKSDVDDGTNDLLNRPSHRCSIVNCGKEFKVKAHLARHYAQYHGIAIRSGSPRPIMKTRTAFYLHTNGATKLSRRICRQIIRSKKAARQPSFAINIQAAKQEFSLAMKGKSVADIAHLLVYKKKDRGSVTHIADRLGRPGTVVGDWLILTPKDKMPIPDKVWFPKPPKAPDGSLMYERIPNKPEPEKPPLPVLNTNANSSPLLKKRPFEELNGGDSIAVVGPPSKRPNKDPMPSHRPTPEQYAAMMAAAAAAGQPLPRHHMNGKPKIAQMTRTGSGRKQVISWMDAPDDVYFRATAASKKARKTLTIVDLRRAARKPWRHLQNFKGTPPQLSASVPTPVPTTPSELQVVILD, encoded by the exons ATTATGTCTACTTTGAGACATCATCATCGTCACCTTATCAAATTCGTCGAATAGAAGAACTAAATAAAACGCCTTCCGGCAATGTTGAGGCTAAAGTAATGTGCTTTTACCGACGAAGAGATTTGCCAAATCCTTTAGTTCAACTAGCTGACAAACATCAAA TTGAAACGTCGGACGAGTCACCAGTAGCcatgaaattgaagaaaatgtggCTGAAATTACCTGTTTGCGAGGAACAAGCTGTTCAATCCACCGTCGACGATTCAATGG ATGCGCTAGAAGAAGAACGAAACAGTCCGTGTGCGAATTTCCCAAACAAAGTCAAAGGGGAGTCCTTATCACAAAAACAACGTCATCAAATGAAACATCGTGAACTGTTTTTATCGCGACAAGTTGAAACATTGCCGGCCACGCATATTCGAGGAAAATGTTCGGTGACATTGTTGAACGAAACGGAATCGCTACTTAGCTATTTAAACAAAGAC GACACATTTTTCTATTGTCTTGTGTTCGATCCTACACAAAAAACACTATTAGCTGATAAGGGGGAGATACGTGTAGGTAGCAGTTATCAAACGGAAGTGCCGCCACTATTGCGCGACGGTGAAAAAGATCCCAGATTAACAGAAAGTTTGGAGACCCTTGTGTGGACACCACATCACAATCTAACAGATAGGAAAATAGATCAATTTTTAGTGGTGTCAAGATCTGTAGGAACTTTTGCTCGTGCCCTGGATTGTAGTAGTTCTGTTAAACAGCCGTCCCTCCATATGTCAGCCGCAGCGGCTAGTCGTGATATAACTTTA TTTCATGCTATGGACACATTGCATAAACATACATATTCAATCGAATCGGCAATGTGTTCACTAGTTCCGTCGAGTGGTCCAGTTCTATGTCGAGACGAAATGGAAGAGTGGAGTGCGTCCGAAGCGAATCTATTCGAAGAAGCACTGGACAAATACGGAAAAGATTTCAACGACATTCGACAAGACTTT TTGCCGTGGAAAACTCTAAAAAACATTATCGAATACTATTACATGTGGAAAACAACCGACAGATATGTGCAACAGAAACGGTTAAAAGCTGCCGACGCTGAATCGAAATTGAAACAGGTCTACATTCCCAATTACACAAAGCCCAATCCAGCTATCATAAATAATTCGTCGAAGGGAATAATGAATGGCAGTTCGAATGGTAATGGCAACGAGATCGCAACAATAAATGGTGGTAAACCATGTGAATCGTGCTCGGGAATAACATCGACACAG TGGTACTCTTGGGGTCCAACGCATATGAATTGTCGCATATGTCATTCATGTTGGACGTACTGGAAAAAGTATGGAGGCCTTAAAGCAGCATCACGATTAGCTGATAGTGATATTGAAATGGTTAAAAAGAAGAGCGATGTTGATGATGGAACGAATGATCTATTAAATAGACCATCTCATAG ATGTTCGATTGTTAACTGTGGCAAAGAGTTTAAAGTAAAGGCACATCTAGCTAGACATTACGCTCAATATCATGGCATTGCAATCCGGTCTGGATCGCCACGACCAATTATGAAGACACGAACTGCATTCTATTTGCACACAAACGGCGCTACGAAACTATCAAGACGAATTTGTAGGCAAATTATTCGATCGAAAAAGGCAGCCAGACAGCCGTCGTTTGCCATCAATATTCAGGCGGCTAAACAAGAAT TTTCACTCGCAATGAAAGGCAAATCCGTTGCGGACATCGCTCATCTGTTGGTATATAAGAAAAAAGACCGAGGCAGTGTCACGCATATTGCAGATCGATTAGGCAGACCCGGTACAGTTGTCGGAGATTGGCTGATACTTACACCAAAGGATAAAATGCCCATACCAGATAAGGTATGGTTCCCGAAGCCGCCAAAGGCACCCGATGGCAGTTTAATGTACGAACGAATACCAAATAAGCCGGAACCAGAGAAACCACCTTTGCCGGTCTTAAACACAAATGCTAATTCGTCACCTTTGCTGAAGAAGCGACCGTTTGAAGAATTAAATGGAGGCGACA GCATTGCTGTAGTCGGCCCTCCATCGAAAAGACCAAATAAAGATCCAATGCCATCACATCGACCAACGCCTGAACAGTATGCTGCAATGATGGCCGCCGCTGCCGCTGCTGGTCAGCCATTGCCTAGACATCAC ATGAACGGAAAACCTAAAATTGCTCAAATGACTAGGACAGGCTCTGGTCGAAAACAGGTTATTAGTTGGATGGATGCTCCGGATGATGTTTATTTTCGGGCAACAGCTGCTAGCAA AAAAGCTCGTAAAACCTTAACAATTGTTGACCTGCGAAGAGCAGCACGTAAACCATGGCgacatttacaaaatttcaaaggTACACCCCCGCAACTTTCAGCATCGGTTCCAACGCCCGTACCAACAACTCCCAGCGAATTACAGGTTGTGATATTAGACTGA